GGTTTATAAAACAGAGTACAATATTTATAAAACGAAACTCAACAGGCATGCCTGAATTGTTAGCTCCGTCCGTACCTGAGGGTAGCAATTTTGGCGGACGATAGTCTGAGTGGTTCTATGTACCACAATCTCGCATAAGAGTTTTGCCTGTTCAATATTATTACACACATGAAGAGAATCTAAAGACTAAAATCATGAAACAGAGTAGtacaacattaatatttaatcctTGTTAATCCAATAATCCCATTTCCTTGTATTTCTCGAAACAGGGTGTTAATTTGACGAGCTTAAGCAATCATCAAGTCATgttaaagaatgaaaattttgaagatgaaGATCAACATGCTTAGAAGATTGCAATAATAAATCATCATTTTGTTCAGTCAAATGGTAAGTTGGTATAAAACAGCTTTAATGGTTAGTtacctttctttctcttttttttttttgctttccaggaaaacaaaattattgTGTCAATCAACATTTCACCCCAAACATGAAAAGACAAACCTTAAAGCTTAATATATCTAAATATTTCGAGAAGAAGGCACCACTATAGTTCTTTGTAAAGAAGCCATCTAAAAATTAAAGCAATATTGAAACctataataaaatgaaaggttTAATTCTAGATTGAGTCCTTCTACTATATTCAAACTTTGAATTTAATCTCCTCTAATTTGGCATATTTTTGATCTTCTACTTTTACAATGTTATCAGTAGGCCACACTGTTAGCTTTTCCATTAGAGTACTAACAAATTAActgtaaattatattaacagTGTTAATAAACTTTATTACAACCGTTAATTGTGTTGTAAATTTAAACCTACTATGgggattaaatctaaaatttcagTATAGTAGgagaactaaaattaaaatttgacctAAACTAACATATATTGCTGGGGACGAAAGATAGGTTCCAAGAAAagcaaatataataattaaaaaataaaaaagtttatttttaccTTTAAAGGGAACTTAAAGAAGGACAGACCGAGGGAGCCGGCGACTTCCGTAACAGTGTCAAACGGGACAGTTCCCTTGGCCAAGTCCTCCAGCAAATACACAACGTCCGACAACACCTCAACCCCATTAAGCTGGAGCACCGCCTCCACATAAGACGACCCCAACGCCTTCACGTGACCTTGCTCCGACGTCACGTGTCCTAGCATCTTCCCTCTGTACCCGACGGCAACGTCCAAACTGGTGATGTCCATGGAGTAGACGTCCGAATTCCTCACTTTCAACGTAATCAATAAAGACATATCCAACGCTATGATGGGTACGGTGTGGATTTTCATGCGGTTCACATGCATCCGTACGATCTTAACGTCGGGGTCGGAGGGCCAGAAAATGTACACCAAGGTAGCTAACAAGAAGAAGGAAGCCGTGCCGGTGTATAGCATCCGGCAACCGCACCAGCGGAGTCGTCCCCCGGGGGAGTAGAAGGGCAAAACGACGTAGTTTTCATCAGGAGATTGGGTTGGTAAGGCAGTGTAGCAGTGGGATGGCGACGGCGGTTCTTGTGTGGGTGATTGTTGTTCGAGTTTTGAGAGAGCCATTGACTTGGCGTCGGGTGTGAGAGAAATGTTACTTTGGACCAGATGGGAGTGAGTGTTGTATTAGGAAGATCATGTAGTATTTTAGAGGAAAGTGGGTTTTTTGTTTGCTTCCCCTTTAATCATGATGGTTGCTTTAGACGggaaaattttgttgtttcatttttattcctcgcattcaaataaataaataatatatttatgtaaaagaCATAATTAGTTATGCAATCATGGATGATTTTCCTAGCGCTGATTCATTATTTAAGTAAGGTAGCGTTTCctttaattataactttttaacataattttttaaaaatttcccaTTGTATTGCTTTCATagtattttctaataaaattgaGATTCGGTGTAATGaatataaaatgtgattttaatgATAGTTTATCGCTCCATATATCTTTCTCAAAGCTTTGGTAAAACTTCGTTTTCTTGATGCAGCTTTTTTCGAATGCGTATCTTCATGTACAAGAAGAGAACAAaggttttttacataaataggttgaaaaaaaaaaactaaaatagggtgtcagaaaaagtatttatcaaaatgggttacttttttcattggagcctattagataggcgccaatgaataaaaaaataataaattttttgaataaaatattttttatatttttaataatttttaaaaaaatacgggTCAAAATACTACCAACAGTGTCGGGTTGGGTCGGGTGGCGCCTATcgtaggcgccaatgaaggtgcctcatagaggcgccaatgaaggtgccTTATAGAGAGCGTCATTACTAGACTGTCCATGGGCGGGCCGCCCAAAAAATTTCGGCTCGACTCTTAGGctggctcgaaatatgggcctaaaattttgtccaggcccggcccgggaaaaaatcatatgcccaagcccggcccggcccggcccattttttaaataaacaccaaaaaatttttaaaaataaaaaaatattttaaaaataaaaattaaaaatatatttattgtattcgggcccgggccaaaaaagttgtgcccgaggcccggcccattttctaaacgggcctaatttttttgctcaaacccatatttcgggcctatatttttacccgaaccctcctatatttcgggcgggccatcgggccgggccgcccagcccatggacaggtctatgGCGCCGAAGGCCTcataaatttaggattatgttataaatttttgtgtttgtaattatttaaaatttaatttattagtaataaattactaaattactaataagttactaataaatttataacataatcttaaattactaacaaattaattataaaataattacaatattcatacaaaaaattacaatattacaatatataccgacattcaatattcatacaaaattataatattacaatagtcatacaaaattacaaaattacaatattcatataaaattgcaatatttttgttattaattattaattataaattatctatatttagtatgaatattgcaatttttttgtatgaatattgtaatattataattttgtatgaatattgtaatgtcggtatatattgtaatattgtaattttttgtatgaatattgtaattattttataattaatttgttagtaaattaggattatgttataaatttattagtaacttattagtaatttagtaatttattactaataaattaaattttaaataattacaaacacaaaaatttataacataatcctaaatttatgaggccttcat
This sequence is a window from Gossypium raimondii isolate GPD5lz chromosome 5, ASM2569854v1, whole genome shotgun sequence. Protein-coding genes within it:
- the LOC105771242 gene encoding uncharacterized protein LOC105771242 — its product is MALSKLEQQSPTQEPPSPSHCYTALPTQSPDENYVVLPFYSPGGRLRWCGCRMLYTGTASFFLLATLVYIFWPSDPDVKIVRMHVNRMKIHTVPIIALDMSLLITLKVRNSDVYSMDITSLDVAVGYRGKMLGHVTSEQGHVKALGSSYVEAVLQLNGVEVLSDVVYLLEDLAKGTVPFDTVTEVAGSLGLSFFKFPLKAKLLCEIVVHRTTQTIVRQNCYPQK